TCCACCCATCCAACCACCCCATTTAGAAAACAAGTtggacattttgaatttttttttcctcacccCTCCCCAAccttcattaattattttaactaCACTAAAATTTAAGTGACGCaataagcaaacaaaagaaatatgattcgtatgaaaaaagtttttattgaattgacattcttgaaatgttgtttatcacttgtgaaaaaaatgacagaagttGGATACAtatgcaaattaaatttcaccaAGCAGATATGGTTAGTGTAACAAACatcaaaaaaaatcaaaatttccatATCGTAGAGTTTTCAGTAAGCTTTGGACCACCACCTCATTGCCATCTGTTGATCCtatattttaatcaaatagttaaatttcaatttattttgttttaaatattatttttaattttacctgTGTAAAGTTCAAACTCTTTCTTTGCCCGATTGATGTAATCTccttggatttttttggatAATGTTGACCATTTTTGGACCGTTTTTGTTTGCAAATCCATGATGTTGTTTCGCCATTTTGGATTGTCTGGTAAGTTCTTACTGAATTCGTCACAGAAGTAcctgaaatattaaaaataaataaattaaagaaatcttaagacaaataaaatggaaGCTTACCAGAAAATCGGGTTAAAACACATCTTGTCTACcaattctttctccttttctggAATGGGGACAGCCAATTTGTCTCCAGTGTACGACCTTTCTCCAGGACGTAAAGCAATGATCATGTTATCTACAATTCTTATCTCCTCCTCGATaagtttatttcttctctccaTTAGGCGACGATAATcatccttttcttcctctgggagtttctgaaaaaaaaggaaaagaaaaagattagttaaaaggcaaacaaaataaaataaaaaaataaataaaaaaataaaaaacttacaaTCCACCTTTGCTCTAGCGACTTGACCATTGATGGCAGAAATAACTTGTCAGGGTTATCCCTCAGAAAACACTCAGAAATGACGTCAACGAATGTTCCGAAcgcatccttttttttcaaaagatcaTACCGATCTTGAAGATACTCAGATACACTTGTTTCCGTTTCCATCTTCAGAACGAACGAATTTAAACAATCAGgggaacgaaagaaaatagaGAATGAGTAAAGCCTACGTTTCTTATCTAATTTATACTCGAGTGAAGAAATTTTGGTAGCCAAAAATCAAAGATTGAAATACTATTGGTGGAACAAAAACCACCCAGTAATAAGGGGGGGGGTTACGGGGGTTACGGGGAACTTGTTCCACCACTACCTGATACGCTTAAGCAAATTTTGGCTACCATCAGGGTAAATTCTTTCCCCATTACccctcaaattttttttaaagctttttGGATGAGGACAAGCTACAATAATAATGTTACAGAAATTGAATAGCGTTATTAGAAGAGACTCTAGGTAGCCTAAACTTAATTGAGGTTCAAATAGAACGTTTCTAATTTACTGATGAAGTAAAAAGCTCGTGATAGTCGTAAATTGGCAATTGTCGatctattttttgaaagaagtaTGACACCCATTCATATAATTTGAATTGGTGCCATAAAGCGACAGATTACAAGTCAACTGtaataataccaacaaaaagaacattttcagtttcagGTGGTGACTATAGACAAATTGTGGTGCTTTAAAAGAAATCCACATCGTTATTTTCCTTCCTATTATGAATAAGAATTATAAATCTGATTTGAATATCAAAAGTTCACTTGGGTGTGAAcctcttaaaaaaattcgactTTTAAAACACAATCCCGAAAAGCAGAAGCAATaagatgaaattcaattatttcaagtGTTTAGTATACCCGATTAAATATTGCAAGAGTTTCTGATAAGATACTCGAAGATACTACTTCTTAACTTCTTTAAATACTTAGACCTAACtgacttaaataataaaatgaaatacttGAATAGATTATGCAAACTTCCCTTTATCTATTTAGGATTAATAAAGGTTACCTATTATTTTTTGTCGGAAAATTTGGGAATACCGGAATTGAGAGGAATGTTATGAATTGGAGAATTGTCAGAGAAAACCCAAGACGGGTTTTAAAATCAtgtcataaaataaaatgtaaacgTTTTTCGTACTTTAAATTTGGATACCTCAATGAAATTGCCAAATGATTTAATTAATAGTTTACTGTCGGGCATGGCCGATGTCAGACTATTAATGGTATCGTGCAGTGGTCTCTCTATGCGGGGATTTTAAAGTAATCATGAGTGATTACCATTCTTGGCAAGTTTCACGATTCCCGACCATGCCTCTATAAAACGCAAGGGTGAAAAACTTTCCTAGTCGTTCCAACCATTGATCACCTTAATTGATGGATATACTGATAGTGAATAGTGCACGGTGAGGTTACCCACGCTCACTTTTCCGTTCATTCTTCCGATCGTTCATTCACACAGCTTTGAATTCGCCATGAATGATTTTTCAGtaaattgtattttacttGCCAATCCATCTTTCActgttaaacatttttttttaatgacgcGGTTTATCAATTAGGTGATTTACTCGCGGCCGTATGGCCTAACGGAACCAGAATAGGACGCAGTTTATTTATATAGTACTTAGAATTATAATGTTAGTATATAATTATAGTTTATCGTCCGTAGGCCGATTGCTGCGGCTGTTGGAATGAGGGCTGAATAGGAGTCCACCACGACGGTTGAGTCGGAGCTGCCCAAGACGGTTGTTGAGCTGGAGCTGGGTATGAGGGTTGTTCAACTGGTGCTGGGTAAGAAGGCTGTCCACCAGGTCCTGGACTACCTGGTGTTCCTGGTTGACCTGTAGTAATAGAAGATGACGTTATATGAtggataaataaaataaaacaaaactgcTCCTGCATTACCTGGAATACCTGGGCCTCCATCTGGACCTGGACCTCCTTGGGGTCCGGGGCCTCCTTGTGGCCCTTGTTGTCCTGGTCCAACCGGGAAGCCAGGTGAACCTGGTTTACTTTGAGGTCCGGGGCCACCGATCGGTCCAACGGGTCCAGCTGGTCCAGGTCCGCCATTGAAACCTGGAGCACCGGGTTTGCCTTGAGGTCCAGCTGGTCCGGGTCCACCAGGTCCACCATTGAGTCCGGCAGGGCCAACAGGTCCGGGTCCTCCAGGTGTTCCTGGATTTCCGGCATTTCCTGTTTCTCCCTTCGGTCCAGCAGGTCCAGGGGCGCCAGGTGGTCCTGGTGGTCCGACTACTGTGCTCTGTTGTGACTGTCCGAATCCTCCTTCAATAGCACCTCCATCTGAACCAGGAAATCCTTGTTGTATGTCCTAATTGTATCTCGAAATCTTTCATTTCCTATTGAAATTcgacgaaaaaattattattttatcctgaaaatgtaaatgaagTCTACCACCTCGGTGGAAGTTAGAAAGTGTTCAATGACGTGCTTCCGGCGAGGATATTCCAGTTCGCCGAGCGAGAAATAGCCAGCAGCGAGGGCAGCTTTCTCTCTAATTTTGCTACCAATTTTGGCGTCGTCGACAACAGTGAGCAGATTTTCTACGGTGCGTGCAGACTCTCCGGTCGAGTCAAGCAGGGAACCTCAACGGCACATTTCGCTGACAGACAGACAGGCGGCGATCCTAAAGGTATGAAAATTAAATGGGGATCTAACATTTAATGAAATATGGAGGCACAATACTTAACCATGTTGAATCGAATCGAGAGTAATCACAAACTGGAaggcagagaaagaaaaaatagcaGATGAcagcagaaaaaagaaacatagcGAAAGCATCGCCGACAACTGTGAAATTATgcaaataagaatttaaactGGTGCAGCAATGCAACCGATGCGAAAGATGGTTAATCggtctatttcttatttcggCTCCAAATGTTCTGCATTTCTTGCCGTATACGTTTGAAAATACGAAAAATGCATAAAGTTGCGAGAAACAATTAACTTGTTGAGGTTTTTTGCTGCCGTTTGTTGATTGAACACATCCTTGACGAGTTAATACAAACTTAAGTTTGATTGAATACGGTTAATGTTAGTTAAGTGCATCAATAATCCCCCAGATCTCTTTCCTTTAACATAAACCAGCATCAACTACGTTTTCATAATAAGCTTTTCGGCAATGGTGATAATAAACCTGTCGGCCCCCATGCTGCCTTCCCAACACGTTTTAAAGGGCGAGATTTTAATGGTCAGCTGGGCCTGGTGGACCTGGAATGCAGACCAATTTTTCTCGCAATCTTGccccagttttttttatcttgggGATTGAAAGTTTTCGGCCAGAGCAAGTGATTGCTATGTGTTTTCAAATGGCAGGGTTGGACAGCTGCAGGTCTTCTGTGTCTATGGACAACAAGggtaaagtaaaatttttgaatttcattatcTCATTTCTCGggcaactttttctttaatgagaAGGGGAACATAAACATGAATCCAATAGACCAATGACGTGTACAGAAATAAGATATCATTTGCGCATATTTTAAGATTCAATGCAAATTAGTTCCAATTTGTGATTGAGGGAAATCCCCTCTTAAAACCTTGATGAAACAGAATATTCATTGGAATTAGAGCGTTATATTTCTGGAAAGGTTTGGGCTTTTTCTATTGAATATAGTAGACTCTTTGTAATGCGACACAGAACCTGTGAAAATATGCTTATTGTTGTTATTGATTGcggaatttcaaataattaaagacCAGATTGTACCAACgatttttaactttctttatttaaattacaatTGCAATATTTCCAGTaaaaatagatatatatacggacattttttcaaagagtTTTGTTTGGATCTAAAAAGAACGGTAAGCTGCCCGAATTTAGCAAAATACCAACTCACAATGCCTTATTAATGGTTCTGGTTGGTGGCACTTCACTCCATTTCGACAGCCAGTGCATCATACAGGCTGGACTTAATGATAGCGCCCAGGAGCGGCGTAGGTGACATGTCCTGGAGCACCGATCGGTCCAATTGGTCCAACTGGTCCAGGGGGTCCAGTTTGCCCAGTTTTGCCTTGGTAGCCAGCAAAGCCAACCGGACCGATGGGCCCAACGGGGCCAGGACCACCGGGGTATCCAGGAGTTCCAGGTTTACCTTGAGGTCCGATCGGTCCGATCGGTCCGATCGGTCCAACTGGTCCAACAGGTCCAACGGAGCCAGGGTATCCAGAGGGGCCCTCTTTTCCTTGAAGACCTTGGGAGCCGGGAGCTCCGGGGCCACCAGGGGCACCAGATCCCCCAGGATTACCATCCTTACCAGTTTTGCCTTGTTCGCCTTGAGGTCCTGCTTAgccaaaaagttaaaatcaTTAGAAAAATTCTATTAATAACATTTTCCACGGTCAACGAACCTGGAGCACCAGGAGCGCCGTTGTATCCATCTTTTCCAGGAGCGCCAGTCAAGCCATTGGAACCGTCTTTACCAGGAGCTCCATCGTAGCCTGGATTTCCAACAGGGCCTTGAGGTCCAACAGGGCCGATAGATCCAGGAGCGCCGTTAAGTCCGTCTTTGCCTGGAGCACCGTTATAACCTCGAGTTCCAGCTTCTCCCTTGGGACCAGGGCTGCCAGGGTAACCAGGAGAACCATCTTTACCAGCGGGGCCTTGGGGTCCAGTTGTTCCAACTGGGCCAATGGGCCCGGGTCCTCCAGGAGCGCCAGGAGCTCCGTCTTTACCAGGGTAACCAGGGGCACCAACTGGGCCGGGAACATTAGATTGAACAGTTACACCAGGGGCACCCGTTTCTCCTTTAGGTCCAGAAGGTCCAGGGGCTCCATTGTAACCGTCTTTGCCTCGAGCACCAGGTGCTCCATTCATGCCTG
This window of the Daphnia pulex isolate KAP4 chromosome 5, ASM2113471v1 genome carries:
- the LOC124194798 gene encoding cuticle collagen 1-like, whose amino-acid sequence is MESTVVGPPGPPGAPGPAGPKGETGNAGNPGTPGGPGPVGPAGLNGGPGGPGPAGPQGKPGAPGFNGGPGPAGPVGPIGGPGPQSKPGSPGFPVGPGQQGPQGGPGPQGGPGPDGGPGIPGQPGTPGSPGPGGQPSYPAPVEQPSYPAPAQQPSWAAPTQPSWWTPIQPSFQQPQQSAYGR
- the LOC124193580 gene encoding collagen alpha-1(I) chain-like isoform X1, with amino-acid sequence MKAAAIILTCLFAAALAAPQYQRAQVAYGDNYELEDIQRQWERFLEYLPWLRGQAGAQGPQGPAGAPGVVDNSDKYIVGPPGAPGPQGYAGPKGEKGNTGAPGSTGAPGPQGNPGDDGAPGAQGLTGARGNDGATGAPGAPGYSGAKGEPGAPGAPGMNGAPGARGKDGYNGAPGPSGPKGETGAPGVTVQSNVPGPVGAPGYPGKDGAPGAPGGPGPIGPVGTTGPQGPAGKDGSPGYPGSPGPKGEAGTRGYNGAPGKDGLNGAPGSIGPVGPQGPVGNPGYDGAPGKDGSNGLTGAPGKDGYNGAPGAPGPQGEQGKTGKDGNPGGSGAPGGPGAPGSQGLQGKEGPSGYPGSVGPVGPVGPIGPIGPIGPQGKPGTPGYPGGPGPVGPIGPVGFAGYQGKTGQTGPPGPVGPIGPIGAPGHVTYAAPGRYH
- the LOC124193580 gene encoding collagen alpha-1(I) chain-like isoform X2, with protein sequence MKAAAIILTCLFAAALAAPQYQRAQVAYGDNYELEDIQRQWERFLEYLPWLRGQAGAQGPQGPAGAPGVVDNSDKYIVGPPGAPGPQGYAGPKGEKGNTGAPGSTGAPGPQGNPGDDGAPGAQGLTGARGNDGATGAPGAPGYSGAKGEPGAPGAPGMNGAPGARGKDGYNGAPGPSGPKGETGAPGVTVQSNVPGPVGAPGYPGKDGAPGAPGGPGPIGPVGTTGPQGPAGKDGSPGYPGSPGPKGEAGTRGYNGAPGKDGLNGAPGSIGPVGPQGPVGNPGYDGAPGKDGSNGLTGAPGKDGYNGAPGAPGPQGEQGKTGKDGNPGGSGAPGGPGAPGSQGLQGKEGPSGYPGGPGPVGPIGPVGFAGYQGKTGQTGPPGPVGPIGPIGAPGHVTYAAPGRYH